The Nostoc sp. 'Peltigera membranacea cyanobiont' N6 genome contains the following window.
CCTCCATCGATTGTATCATTGCCGCCATTGCCTGTAGAGAGCGTATCATTGCCACTGTTGCCTACAATGTTGTCATTGTAGGCTGTACCTGTGATATCGAATCGTTCGATATTCTTGTAGCTAAGCTGATTAGTGCCCGCCGTAATTAAGCCAATATTAGTAGCAGCATTGAAAGTTGTTGTGACTCCTCCTGTAGCATTCCTGTAATCGACGGACAAGAAATCGTCACCTGTACCCCCATCTACCGTTTGATTCACGGGGATACTATATGTGGGATCGTATGGGGAGGGGGGGGGACTGCCTATATAGAAGGAATCATTGCCATCGCCGCCATAGAGTAAGTTATCGCCTGTTGTATAGGCCGTATTCAAAATATCGTTACCAGTACCACCATTGAGAGTGTTATCGCCTGACGCACTATAGTAACCCTCATCATAGTAGGAGTCAGAGATGGAAAGATAATCATTGCCATCGCCACCATCTAGGAGATTATTGCCTGTTGCAAAGCGAGCAGTCAAGGAATCATCACCGGTGCCACCATACAGGGTGTTATCGCCTGAGCCAAAGCCATAGTATTCACCAGAGCCATTCAAGCTATCATTGCCATCGCCACCAAAAAGCAAATTATCGGCTGATGAATCGAAAACACTCAATAAATCGTTACCTGTGTCACCATAGAGAGTGCTATCGCCTCCGCCAGCACTTAAGACATCGTTACCTGCACCGCCGATAATCGTATCATTGCCGCCCCCGGAGAGGGGATTCTCGCTACCGGATAACGTATCGTCGCGATCAGTTCCTACTAGATAGTCATTGTATGCTGTACCTGTGATATTTAATCCTTCGATATTCTTGAAGCTAACCTGATTTCTGCCAGCCGTAATCGAGCCAGTGTTAGTGATGGCATTAAAAGTAAAAGTGACTGCTCCGTTAGCATTGCCGTAATTGACGGAAAGTAAATCGTCACCTGCTCCCCCATCTACTGTTTCAGTTGTTAAGTTAGAGGAGGGATACCTGACGACGCTCAAAAAGAACGAGTCATTTCCATCTCCTCCATCGAAGATGTTTGTACCTTGGATTCTATCGGCATAAAAAGAATCAGCCCCATCTCCACCTGAAAGCGTATTGTTGCCAGTAGATTCGCTAATATAAAGGGCATCATTCCCTTCATCCCCACTAAGCTTGTTATTCCCAGTAGAATAGTAGAGGTTAAGAGTATCAGATCCACTTCCGCCATTGAAAACATTGTTTCCGGTAGAATATACACCATCAAGCTGATCGTTACCAAGACCACCATCTAGAGTATTGTTACCTTCATTCCCATATAGTTGATCGTTACCAGCACCACCAATCAAAATATCATTGCCTGCACCACCTCGCAGTAAGTCGTTGCCACTTTTGCCATCAATGATGTCATTACCCCCCTGACCATTGATAACATCATTTGAGTTGTCAAAGCCGTTGACATTATTGTTTAGGTCGTTAAGAAAGGTGACTGTATTCTTGTTGAAGATGGTGCTTTCGGTGGAGTTGGCATTGAAGACATCAAAGCTGTCAGTAATATTAGTTTGCCCATAAAATAGGATATTGCCGACCTGGGCTAAATTGTCCAGATTTTCCAGGGCAAAGTTCTGCAACACCACTTTGGAACCATATCTCTCGTTAAAAATGATTTCTGTGTTATCACCATTTTGAGTTAATCGCAGATTTCTCGCAGTTAATTGCTCATCTCCTGTAAATTGCAAGGTATCCAATTCACCAATCACCGCCAATGATGGGTTTGAGCCTTTACCAGTACCACCAAAATCGGCGATCGTAATGGTACTATTACCACCTGAAAATTCCGGTGCTTGATAAACAAATTTATCCTTGCCACCGCCGCCAGTTATCAGTATGTCATCATTATTAGCAACATTGCTATAGATTGTATCGTCACCAGTGCCACCATTGAGGGTGCTATTACCAAATATGGCGGCAAAAAGAGTATCATTGCCATCGCCTCCAGAAAGCAGGTTATTGTTTGTTGGATCGCCATAAACATAGTTGCTTATTGAATCAGCACTCAAGTAATCGTCACCAGCGCCACCGTTGAGGGTGTTATTCCCCGAATCACCAATGAGAGTGTCATTTCCTGCACCACCAATGAGAATATCATTGCCCGCACCACCTCTGAGTATGTCGTTGCCACTTTTGCCATCAATGATGTCATCACCGCCTTGACCATTAATTACATCATCTGAGTTATCAAAGCCGTTAACATTATTGTTCAGGTCGTTAAGGAAGGTGACTGTATTCTTGTTGAAGATGGTGCTTTGGGTGGAGTTGGCATTGAAAACATCAAAGCTATCTGTGATGCTAGTTTGCCCATCAAACAGGATATTGCCAACCTGGGCTAAATTGTCTAGGTTTTCCAGGGCAAAGTTCTGCAAGACTACTCTGTAAAAAGGCACTCCTTCAAACCTGATTCCTAAGTCGTTACCATTTTGAGTTAATTGCAGATTTTTTGCAGCTAATTGCTCAGAACCTTTGAATTGCAAGGTATCCACTTCGGGAATCGCCGCCGATGATGGGTTTGAGCCTTTACCAATTCCACCGAAATCTGTGATGATGGTATTAGTACCATAACCATTCTCGTTGAGAGTGTAAACAAATTTATCCTTGCCCCCACCACCTGCGATCGAGATATCACCATAAGTATATGAGTCAATATAGAATGTATCGTCACCAGTGCCACCATCTAGGGTGTCGTAGCCTCCGTTACCATTTAGAGTATCGTCACCTGCTAAACCATTAATCAGGTCATCATCGGTTGTCCCATTGAGGGCATCATTACCATTAGTGCCATTGATAATTGCCATAATTTTCTACCTACCTAAATCGATTTTTTTAGTAACTTTCAGTTGTCAATTTGCAGTTAGTGCTGTTTTAAGGCACCAATAAGTCGTTAAATTTGAACATTTTCGGCATACTTTTATCTCACTCGTGAGGCACAGCAATTTTTCTTTCAAGCTTCATCCTGTGTACCAATTTGCAAGTAGTACTTATCTAGCCATCTAAGACAATCTCAGTCGCGATCGTCCCAATCTTGCTTGCTTGGGCAAGATAGTTAGTTGTTATTGCATTGGTTTCAGCCTTGCGTAGAGTATGAAGCTTAAAAATGAAAAACACCTAAATAACCTGACAATAACTATATATAGAATATTTACTTAGATGTCTATAGTTAAAGAAGCATCTTTGCTTAATCTTCACATTATTTGCTAATCAATGTATACGTAAATACGTCACTTTGTAAAGTCTTTACATCTTTCTAGGAATTTAATTTGCAAATAACGGCAGGTAACAAGTTGTTATCATCGTATTCTTTTGAAGAAGCAAGCTACGCACAGTAACGATCGCAAAATTAGACAAGCTTCTAGGGGAGCCAACTTCAAAGATCCTCTAAGGAGTGATAAAAAATACATGTTTGATTTTTTGAGGTCTGCGATCGCGTGGCAATATCTGAAGTATCTGTGCAATGATGGCGATCGCTTAAATGTGAGGTGCTAAAAATAGCACCTCACATTCTCTGTCTAAAGTGATGGTAGAGCCTTAATTAAGATTAAGCAACCACAAAATTGTTGTTGGTGAGTGATAATCCAGCAGATAGCTGGGCAAATTTTACCTGAGTAAAACCACCTTCACTGCCATCTTGGTCAAAGAATAGACCACCTGTGCTGGAGTCATAGATAAGACGTTGAGCGCTAGTGGTTGCAGATGTTCCAATGGTAAACTGATTAGCTGAGAGTGAACCTGTTGATAACCCGCCACCAGAATAAAAAGCCGATACTTGAATGAGTTCATTAGTTGCGTTGAAGTCATAAATAGTATCAATACCTTCATCGTAACTACTGAAAGCAAAAGTATCATTACCGTTCCCACCTGTCAGGATGTCGTTTCCACCGCCCCCGTTGAGCGTATCGTTGCCATTGTTCCCCACAATGTTGTCATCGAACCATGTACCTGAGATATTTAATCGTTCGATATTCTTATAACTAACCTGATTCGTGCCTGCTGCAATTGAGCCAATGTTAGTAGTAGCATTGAAAGTCGTTGTGATTCCTCCGGGAGTAGAACCAAAGTCTACGGACAACAAGTCGTCACCAATTCCCCCATCTATCTTTGCATCATTGCCATCATTTAAAGCTACGGACAACAAGTCGTCACCAATCCCCCCATAGATCGTATCATTGCCACCGCCCCCGTTGAGCGTATCGTTGCCACTGCCCCCCACAATGTTGTCATTGAAGCGTGTACCTGAGATATTTAATCGTTCGATATTCTTGTAACTAACCTGATTCGTGCCTGCTGTAATTGAGGTAATGTTAGTAGTAGCATTGAAAGTCGTTGTGATTCCTGCGGTAGAATCACTGTAATTGACAGACAACAAATCGTCACCTATCCCCCCATCGATCGTATCATTGGCACCATCGCCTGTAGAGAGAGTATCGTTGCCATTGCTCCCCACAATGTTGTCATTGAAGCGTGTACCAGAGATATTTAATCGTTCGATATTCTTGTAACTAACCCGATTCTTGCCTGCGGTAATTAAGCTAATGTTAGTAGTGGCATTGAAAGATGTTGTGATTCCTCCAGAAGAAGAATAACTGTAATCTACCGACAACAAATCGTCACCTATCCCCCCATCAATCGTATCATTGCCACCATTGCCTGTAGAGAGCGTATCGTTGCCATCGTTCCCCACAATTTTGTCATTGTAGGCTGTACCTGAGATATTTAATTGTTCGATATTCTTGTAACTAACCAGATTCGTGCCTGCGGTAATTGAGCCAATGTTAGTAGTAGCATTGAAAGTTGAAGTGATTCCTCCAGTAGCAGTACTGTAATCTACCGACAACAAATCGTCACCTACCCCCCCATCTACCGTTTGAGTCACTAAGCCAGAGGGGACACTATATGAGGAGGGGCTGCCTACGTAGAAGGAATCATTACCATCACCCCCTAAAAATAGGTTGTCACCTATTGAATACTCAGCACGCAAGGTATCATTACCAACGCCACCATCGAGGGTATTATTGCCAGAGGGAACATCGCCTCCGATGTCGTCTCTCCTTGAGGCTGAGAGATAATCATTCCCATCGTTTCCATTTAGTAGGTTATTGCCTGATGCATAGTCAATATTCAAGGTATCGTTACCAGCACCACCGTTGAGCGTGTTATTCCCAGAAGTGGCAAAGACTCCGTATTCAAAGTCGGAGAAAGCTCTGGCATCGAGAGAGTCATTGCCATCGCCCCCAGAGAGCAGATTATCGCCTGTTGAAAAGTCAGCACTCAAGATATCGTCACCAGCGCCACCGTTGAGAGTGTTATTGCCAGATACATAGCCAGAGAAGTAGTATCCTATGTTGCCTAGTCCATAAATGATGCCAGAGGTGGAGAGAATATCATTGCCATCGCCCCCAGAGAGCAAATTATCGCCTTTTAAATCAGAATAATCCAATAGAATATCGTCACCAGTACCACCAATGAGAGTATCATTGCCCGCACTACCCCTCAAAAGATCGTTGCCACTTTTGCCGTCAATGATGTCATCACCGCCTTGACCATTAATTACATCATCTGAGTTGTCAAAGCCGTTAACATTATTGTTCAGGTCGTTAAGAAAGGTGACTGTATTTTTGTTGAAAATAGTGTTTTGGGTGGAGTTGGCATTGAAGACATCAAAGCTGTCGGTGATGCTAGTTTGCCCATCAAATAGAATGTTGCCGGTCTGGGCTAAATTGTCTAGATTTTCCAGGGCAAAGTTTTGCAAGACCACTTTGAAACCAAGCGTTCTTTCAAAAGTGATTTCTGAGTTGTTTCCATTTTGAGTTAATTGCAGATTTCTCGCAGCTAATTGCCCAGAACCTGTAAATTGCAAGGTATCTAATTCAGCAATCACATCTGCTGATGGGTTTGAGCCTTTACCAATGCCATCGAAATCGGCGATCGTAATAGTACCAGTCTCCCGGAAAGACCATTCGCAAACAAATTTATCCTTACCGCTGCCACCAGCTAAGATATTATTGTCAGGATAAGGATAACCATAATAGATGTCAGCGGTATTACTATAGAAAGTGTCATTCCCATTGCCACCGTTAAGGGTGTTATTACCCTGAGCGCCATAGGCAGAGAGAGTATCATTGCCCTCGCCTCCAAAAAGCAGATTATCGCCTGGTGAAGATGAATACCCAGTAATACTTAAGTAATCGTCACCAGTGCCACCGTTAAGGGTGTTATTCCCCTCACCACTGTCGAGAGTATCATTGCCCGCACCACCAATGAGAGTATCATTGCCAGCACCACCTCTGAGTATGTCGTTGCCACTTTTGCCGTCAATGATGTCATCACCGCCTTGACCATTAATTACATCATCTGAGTTGTCAAAGCCGTTAACATTATTATTCAGGTCGTTAAGGAAGGTGACTGTGTTCTTTTTGAAAATAATGTTTTGGGTGGAGTTGGCATTGAAAACATCAAAGCTATCTGTGATGTTAGTTTGCCCATCAAACAGGATATTGCCAACCTGAGCTAAATTGTCTAAGTTTTCCAAGACAAAGTTTTGCAGAACAACTTTGGAACCATACTCCCCGTCAAAGCTGATTTCTAAGTTGTTATCATTTTGAGTTAATAGCAAATTTCTCGCAGTTAATTGCTCATCTCCTGTAAATTGCAAGGTATCCACTGAGGCAATCACCCCTGCTGATGGGTTTGAGCCTTTACCAATGCCATCGAAATCAGTGATGGTAATGAGACCATTGGTAATCTCGTAAACAAATTTATCCTTACCGCCGCCGCCAGTTACCAAGGCATTAGTATTAGTATAATAATTATTTGATCCAGTGTATAAGGAGAAGGTATCATCACCAGCGCCACCGTTGAGGGTGTCGTAGCCTCCGTTACCATTTAGAGTATCGTCACCTGCTAAACCATTAATCAGGTCATTATCGATTGTCCCATTGAGGGTATCATTACCATTAGTGCCATTGATAATTGCCATAATTTTCTACCTACCTAAATCGATTTTTTTAGTAACTTTCAGTTGTCAATTTGCAGTTAGTGCTGTTTTAAGGCACAAATAACTCGTTAATTTTAAACATTTTCGGCATGTTTTTATCTCACTCTTGAAGGATAGGAATTTTTTTTAAAGATTCACTCTGTTTAGCAATTTGCAAGTAGCACTTATCTAGCTATCTAAGACAATCTCAGTCGCGAGCATCACAATTTTGCTTGCTTGGGCAAGATAGTTAGTTGTTATTGCATTGGTTTCAGCCTTGTGTAGGGTATGAAGCTTAAAAATGAAAAACACCTAAATAACCTGACAATAACTATATATAGAATATTTACTTAGATGTCTATAGTTAAAGAAGCATCTTTGCTTAATCTTCACATTATTTGCTAATCAATATATACGTAAATACGTCACTTTGTAAAGTCTTTACATCTTTCTAGGAATTTAATTTGCAAATAACGGCAGGTAACAAGTTGTTATCATCGTATTCTTTTGAAGAAGCAAGCTACGCACAGTAACGATCGCAAAATTAGACAAGCTTCTAGGGGAGCCAACTTCAAAGATCCTCTAAGGAGTGATAAAAAATACATGTTTGATTTTTTGAGGTCTGCGATCGCCTATACATGGGTTGGATGTAGCTGCGGTTATTAGTTGAGATCGAGCGATCGCTTCCCAAAATCCAGAACGCAGATATGAACTTAAGTGAGCCAAAAATATTTGTAACCCATCCGCACCCATGCGGAAAGTTGTGCAATAAAAATTAACACCTGCTTTCTCTTAACACTCATTGCATTGAACAATTAAATGTGAGGTGCTAAAAATAGCACCTCACATTCTCTGTCTAAAGTGATGGTAGAGCCTTAATTAAGATTAAGCAACTACAAAATTGTTGTTGGTGATTGATAATCCAGCAGATAGTTGGGCAAATTTTACCTGAGTAAAACTACCTGCACTGCCATCTTGGTCAAAGAACAGACCACCTGTACTGGAGTCATAGATAAATCGTTGAGCGCTAGTGGTTGCAGATGTTCCAATGGTAAACTGATTAGCTGAGAGTGAACCTATTAATAACCCACCACCAAAACCAGCAGCCGATACCTGAATCAGTTCATTAGTGGCATTAAAGTCATAAAAACGATCGACACCTTCGTTGTAACTATTAAAAGCAAAGGTATCAGCACCATTCCCTCCATAAAGGCTATCATTACCTTTCCCACCTGTGAGGATATCATTGCCATTGCCACCATAAAGAGTGTTATTGCCCAATGCATTGTATGCAGAGAGAGTATCATTGCCATCACCCCCAAAAAGGAAGTTATTGCCTGTTGAATAATCAACAATCAACTTATCCGTACCAGCGCCACCGTTAAGGGTGTTATTGCCTGACGCTTTGCGATAGAT
Protein-coding sequences here:
- a CDS encoding beta strand repeat-containing protein, with the translated sequence MAIINGTNGNDTLNGTIDNDLINGLAGDDTLNGNGGYDTLNGGAGDDTFSLYTGSNNYYTNTNALVTGGGGKDKFVYEITNGLITITDFDGIGKGSNPSAGVIASVDTLQFTGDEQLTARNLLLTQNDNNLEISFDGEYGSKVVLQNFVLENLDNLAQVGNILFDGQTNITDSFDVFNANSTQNIIFKKNTVTFLNDLNNNVNGFDNSDDVINGQGGDDIIDGKSGNDILRGGAGNDTLIGGAGNDTLDSGEGNNTLNGGTGDDYLSITGYSSSPGDNLLFGGEGNDTLSAYGAQGNNTLNGGNGNDTFYSNTADIYYGYPYPDNNILAGGSGKDKFVCEWSFRETGTITIADFDGIGKGSNPSADVIAELDTLQFTGSGQLAARNLQLTQNGNNSEITFERTLGFKVVLQNFALENLDNLAQTGNILFDGQTSITDSFDVFNANSTQNTIFNKNTVTFLNDLNNNVNGFDNSDDVINGQGGDDIIDGKSGNDLLRGSAGNDTLIGGTGDDILLDYSDLKGDNLLSGGDGNDILSTSGIIYGLGNIGYYFSGYVSGNNTLNGGAGDDILSADFSTGDNLLSGGDGNDSLDARAFSDFEYGVFATSGNNTLNGGAGNDTLNIDYASGNNLLNGNDGNDYLSASRRDDIGGDVPSGNNTLDGGVGNDTLRAEYSIGDNLFLGGDGNDSFYVGSPSSYSVPSGLVTQTVDGGVGDDLLSVDYSTATGGITSTFNATTNIGSITAGTNLVSYKNIEQLNISGTAYNDKIVGNDGNDTLSTGNGGNDTIDGGIGDDLLSVDYSYSSSGGITTSFNATTNISLITAGKNRVSYKNIERLNISGTRFNDNIVGSNGNDTLSTGDGANDTIDGGIGDDLLSVNYSDSTAGITTTFNATTNITSITAGTNQVSYKNIERLNISGTRFNDNIVGGSGNDTLNGGGGNDTIYGGIGDDLLSVALNDGNDAKIDGGIGDDLLSVDFGSTPGGITTTFNATTNIGSIAAGTNQVSYKNIERLNISGTWFDDNIVGNNGNDTLNGGGGNDILTGGNGNDTFAFSSYDEGIDTIYDFNATNELIQVSAFYSGGGLSTGSLSANQFTIGTSATTSAQRLIYDSSTGGLFFDQDGSEGGFTQVKFAQLSAGLSLTNNNFVVA
- a CDS encoding beta strand repeat-containing protein — protein: MAIINGTNGNDALNGTTDDDLINGLAGDDTLNGNGGYDTLDGGTGDDTFYIDSYTYGDISIAGGGGKDKFVYTLNENGYGTNTIITDFGGIGKGSNPSSAAIPEVDTLQFKGSEQLAAKNLQLTQNGNDLGIRFEGVPFYRVVLQNFALENLDNLAQVGNILFDGQTSITDSFDVFNANSTQSTIFNKNTVTFLNDLNNNVNGFDNSDDVINGQGGDDIIDGKSGNDILRGGAGNDILIGGAGNDTLIGDSGNNTLNGGAGDDYLSADSISNYVYGDPTNNNLLSGGDGNDTLFAAIFGNSTLNGGTGDDTIYSNVANNDDILITGGGGKDKFVYQAPEFSGGNSTITIADFGGTGKGSNPSLAVIGELDTLQFTGDEQLTARNLRLTQNGDNTEIIFNERYGSKVVLQNFALENLDNLAQVGNILFYGQTNITDSFDVFNANSTESTIFNKNTVTFLNDLNNNVNGFDNSNDVINGQGGNDIIDGKSGNDLLRGGAGNDILIGGAGNDQLYGNEGNNTLDGGLGNDQLDGVYSTGNNVFNGGSGSDTLNLYYSTGNNKLSGDEGNDALYISESTGNNTLSGGDGADSFYADRIQGTNIFDGGDGNDSFFLSVVRYPSSNLTTETVDGGAGDDLLSVNYGNANGAVTFTFNAITNTGSITAGRNQVSFKNIEGLNITGTAYNDYLVGTDRDDTLSGSENPLSGGGNDTIIGGAGNDVLSAGGGDSTLYGDTGNDLLSVFDSSADNLLFGGDGNDSLNGSGEYYGFGSGDNTLYGGTGDDSLTARFATGNNLLDGGDGNDYLSISDSYYDEGYYSASGDNTLNGGTGNDILNTAYTTGDNLLYGGDGNDSFYIGSPPPSPYDPTYSIPVNQTVDGGTGDDFLSVDYRNATGGVTTTFNAATNIGLITAGTNQLSYKNIERFDITGTAYNDNIVGNSGNDTLSTGNGGNDTIDGGIGDDLLSVDFSDATAGITSTFNPTTNIGSITAGTNQVSYKNIERLNILGTAYDDSIVGNSSNDTLSGGASGNDTIDGGIGDDLLSVDFRDATAGITTTFNPTTNIGSITAGTNQVSYQNIERLNISGTAYDDNIVGNNGNDTLFGGTGGNDILTGGDGNDTFSFNIYGEGLTRVDDFNVANEFIQVSGDFYDATFSLLKSQFTIGASATTSAQRFIYDSTTGGLYFDRDGSASGYTQVEFAQLSAGLSLTENNFVLVYG